One stretch of Methylococcus capsulatus DNA includes these proteins:
- the cgtA gene encoding Obg family GTPase CgtA yields the protein MKFVDEAEIRVDAGDGGNGCISFRREKYIPFGGPDGGDGGDGGSVYLIASNNLNTLADFRFHSHFRAERGENGSGNNCTGRSGEDCIVQVPTGTIVTDADTGEHLGDLTRSGQRLLVARGGFHGIGNTRFKSSTNRAPRRATPGTPGERRTLHLELKLIADVGLLGMPNAGKSSLIRAVSAARPKVADYPFTTLHPNLGVVRVGDQRSFVMADIPGLIEGAAEGAGLGIQFLKHLTRTHLLLHVVDVEPYETGLDPVTAARKVIAELCKWGHGLEAKPRWLVLNKIDRLAPEVRESRCRQIIDSLGWTDRVYRISAIQGEGLDRLTHDVMHFLEQQDRRPDAEPE from the coding sequence ATGAAATTCGTTGACGAAGCCGAAATTCGGGTCGACGCCGGCGACGGCGGTAACGGCTGCATCAGTTTCCGGCGCGAGAAATACATTCCGTTCGGTGGTCCCGACGGCGGCGACGGCGGCGACGGCGGCAGCGTTTACCTGATCGCTTCGAACAATCTCAACACGCTCGCCGATTTTCGCTTTCACTCCCATTTCCGCGCCGAGCGCGGCGAGAACGGCTCCGGCAACAACTGCACCGGAAGGAGCGGCGAGGACTGCATCGTCCAGGTCCCCACCGGCACGATCGTGACGGACGCGGACACCGGCGAACACCTGGGAGACCTGACCCGCTCCGGCCAGCGCCTCCTGGTCGCCCGCGGCGGCTTCCATGGCATCGGCAACACCCGCTTCAAGAGCAGTACCAATCGGGCACCGCGAAGGGCCACACCCGGAACCCCTGGCGAGCGCCGCACCCTCCACCTCGAACTCAAGCTGATCGCCGATGTCGGCCTGCTCGGCATGCCCAATGCCGGCAAATCCAGCCTGATCCGCGCAGTGTCCGCCGCCCGCCCGAAGGTTGCCGACTATCCGTTCACGACCCTCCACCCCAACTTGGGCGTCGTGCGAGTCGGAGATCAGCGCAGCTTCGTCATGGCCGACATTCCCGGTCTGATCGAAGGTGCCGCCGAAGGTGCCGGCCTTGGCATACAGTTTCTCAAGCACCTGACCCGCACCCATCTGCTGTTGCACGTGGTCGACGTGGAACCTTACGAAACGGGACTCGATCCCGTCACTGCGGCGCGCAAGGTCATCGCCGAGCTGTGCAAATGGGGCCACGGGCTGGAGGCCAAACCGCGTTGGTTGGTGCTGAACAAGATCGACCGTCTGGCGCCGGAAGTCCGGGAAAGCCGCTGCCGGCAAATCATCGACAGCCTGGGCTGGACCGATCGGGTCTACCGGATCTCCGCCATCCAGGGCGAAGGGCTCGACCGCCTGACCCACGACGTCATGCACTTCCTCGAGCAGCAGGATAGGAGACCGGATGCAGAGCCGGAGTGA
- the proB gene encoding glutamate 5-kinase, with protein MQSRSELPGSRRVIVKIGSALLTAGGKGLDQPAIAHWVKQIAELRRRGMQVVLVSSGSIAEGMSRLGWKTRPHRLNELQAAASVGQMGLVQTYASLFKRHGLQTAQILLTHDDLSNRERYLNSRSTILTLLELGVIPVINENDTVTTEEIRFGDNDTLGALVANAVEADLLVILTDQAGLFERNPSLDPSAPLVSQAGINDPRLDGMVSDSLSGLGRGGMITKLRAARLAARSGTATVIASGRESGVLPRILDGEILGTLLIPDVSPLIARKRWMAGQLKLKGSFVIDEGAERVLRGAGKSLLPIGVTAVEGEFRRGDLVACVNQAGREIARGLTNYSSDESRLIMRQPSTRIEEILGYVDEPELIHRDNLVLS; from the coding sequence ATGCAGAGCCGGAGTGAGCTCCCGGGTAGCCGGCGTGTTATCGTCAAGATCGGCAGCGCCCTATTGACTGCTGGCGGCAAAGGGCTGGACCAACCTGCCATTGCGCACTGGGTAAAACAGATCGCCGAGCTGCGCCGGCGGGGGATGCAGGTGGTGCTGGTCTCCTCGGGCTCAATCGCCGAAGGCATGTCGCGGCTGGGCTGGAAAACCCGGCCGCACCGGCTGAACGAGCTCCAGGCCGCCGCTTCGGTCGGCCAGATGGGGCTGGTGCAGACTTACGCAAGTCTGTTCAAGCGGCACGGCCTGCAGACCGCACAGATCCTCCTGACCCATGACGACCTGTCGAACCGCGAGCGCTATCTCAACTCGCGCAGCACCATACTCACACTACTCGAGCTCGGCGTCATCCCGGTCATCAACGAAAACGATACCGTCACCACAGAAGAAATCCGCTTCGGCGACAACGACACACTGGGCGCGCTGGTGGCGAACGCGGTCGAGGCCGACCTGCTCGTCATTCTGACCGACCAGGCTGGACTGTTCGAGCGCAACCCCTCGCTCGACCCCTCCGCGCCGCTGGTCTCACAAGCCGGTATCAACGACCCCCGCCTGGATGGCATGGTCAGCGACAGTCTGAGCGGTCTGGGCCGGGGCGGCATGATCACCAAGCTGCGTGCGGCCCGCCTGGCGGCCCGGTCGGGAACGGCCACCGTGATCGCCAGCGGCAGGGAAAGCGGAGTACTGCCGCGCATCCTCGATGGAGAGATCCTGGGCACACTGTTGATCCCGGACGTTTCCCCCCTGATCGCCCGCAAGCGTTGGATGGCCGGACAACTCAAGTTGAAAGGAAGCTTCGTGATCGACGAGGGTGCCGAACGGGTGTTGCGGGGGGCCGGGAAAAGCCTGTTGCCGATCGGCGTGACCGCAGTGGAGGGCGAATTCCGGCGCGGCGACCTGGTGGCCTGCGTGAATCAGGCGGGACGGGAAATCGCACGTGGACTGACCAACTACAGCTCTGATGAATCCCGTCTCATCATGCGTCAGCCGAGCACACGTATCGAGGAGATTCTGGGATATGTGGATGAGCCCGAACTCATCCACCGCGATAATCTGGTACTGAGCTAA
- the rpsT gene encoding 30S ribosomal protein S20: MANIASAKKRARQAENNRAHNAALRSRLRTYIKKVILAVDSGDLTKAQEAFRQAVPIIDSSVNKGLIHRNKAARSKSRLNARVKALALQAAS, encoded by the coding sequence TTGGCTAATATCGCTTCCGCGAAAAAGCGCGCTCGGCAGGCGGAGAACAACCGTGCACACAATGCCGCTCTGCGCAGCCGTCTGCGCACCTACATCAAGAAAGTCATTCTGGCGGTGGATTCCGGCGATCTGACAAAGGCGCAGGAAGCATTCCGGCAGGCGGTACCCATCATCGATTCGTCGGTGAACAAGGGTTTGATCCATCGTAACAAGGCCGCGCGCAGCAAGAGCCGCCTGAATGCCCGCGTTAAGGCGCTGGCGCTGCAGGCTGCTTCCTGA
- the murJ gene encoding murein biosynthesis integral membrane protein MurJ has protein sequence MTLISRLLGFVRDLIIARTFGADAATDAFFVAFRIPNFLRRLFAEGAFSQGLVPILSELRAAKDAAAARQTIAHMAGTLGLVAALLTGLGMAAAPILTLLFAPGFHAQPFQYGWAVDMLRITFPYLFFVMLTAFAGGVLQTWGQFAVPALTPALLNLAMIAAALWLAPLLKQPVEALAWGVFTAGILQLVFQLPSLWGIRQLSLPRPARRDREVLRMFRSMGPAILGVSANQINLLLDTLVASFLASGSVSWLYYSDRLVELPQGLLGVAIGTAILPHLAAVHLGRDSDGFSRTLDWALRWVALLGLPATVGLMILAKPLVSTLFEHDEFSDYDAEMASRSLIAYAAGLPGAIAVKALASGFSARRDVRTPLRYGLRAIAANGVLAPVLAFLLAPHGWGHAGLAGATAAAASFNALLLFGKLLADGTYRPDASWRRFGARLIISNVAMGALLTQALESPWTDWSASERIVRLGLWIAAGFAVYLISLLLAGLRPRHLLLSEKA, from the coding sequence ATGACACTGATTTCACGTCTGCTGGGCTTCGTCCGCGACCTGATCATCGCGCGGACCTTCGGCGCCGACGCGGCGACGGACGCGTTCTTCGTCGCATTCCGGATACCTAATTTCCTGCGCCGGCTTTTTGCCGAAGGCGCCTTCTCGCAAGGGCTGGTACCTATCCTCTCGGAACTGCGCGCGGCCAAAGACGCTGCGGCTGCGAGGCAAACCATCGCGCACATGGCCGGAACGCTGGGGCTAGTTGCGGCCCTGCTCACCGGCCTGGGCATGGCTGCCGCGCCCATCCTGACCTTGCTGTTCGCTCCGGGCTTCCATGCCCAGCCCTTCCAATACGGCTGGGCAGTGGACATGCTGCGCATCACCTTCCCTTACTTGTTCTTCGTCATGCTGACGGCCTTTGCCGGGGGTGTTCTGCAGACCTGGGGACAGTTCGCTGTCCCGGCGCTCACCCCGGCTCTGCTCAACCTGGCGATGATCGCCGCCGCTCTGTGGCTGGCGCCGCTATTGAAGCAACCTGTGGAGGCGCTGGCCTGGGGCGTATTCACCGCCGGCATCCTGCAGCTAGTATTTCAGCTTCCCTCGCTCTGGGGTATTCGTCAGCTATCCCTGCCGCGCCCGGCCCGGCGGGACCGGGAGGTCCTGCGCATGTTCAGATCAATGGGACCGGCGATCCTCGGCGTGTCCGCGAACCAGATCAATCTGCTGTTGGACACGCTGGTGGCCTCGTTCCTGGCCTCCGGCAGCGTATCCTGGTTATATTACTCGGACCGGCTGGTGGAACTGCCGCAAGGGCTTCTGGGTGTGGCCATCGGAACGGCCATCCTGCCACATCTGGCCGCCGTCCATCTCGGCCGCGATAGCGACGGTTTTTCCCGGACGCTGGACTGGGCCCTGCGCTGGGTGGCCCTGCTCGGCTTGCCCGCCACCGTGGGATTGATGATTCTCGCCAAACCGCTGGTATCCACTCTGTTCGAGCACGACGAATTTTCCGACTACGACGCGGAAATGGCGAGCCGCAGCCTGATCGCCTATGCAGCCGGATTGCCAGGCGCCATTGCCGTCAAGGCGCTGGCCTCTGGATTCAGTGCCCGCCGGGACGTCCGCACCCCTTTGCGGTACGGCCTCCGCGCGATCGCAGCCAATGGCGTGCTGGCGCCCGTCCTGGCCTTCCTGCTGGCTCCCCATGGCTGGGGCCATGCCGGCCTGGCTGGCGCGACCGCGGCGGCGGCCTCGTTCAATGCGCTGCTGCTGTTCGGCAAATTGCTTGCCGATGGCACCTATAGGCCGGACGCATCCTGGCGCCGCTTCGGAGCCCGTCTGATCATCTCGAATGTCGCCATGGGCGCGCTGCTTACCCAAGCCCTCGAATCGCCTTGGACCGACTGGTCCGCCTCCGAACGCATCGTCCGTCTCGGCCTATGGATAGCGGCCGGCTTCGCCGTCTACTTGATCAGTTTGTTGCTGGCAGGTCTGCGTCCCCGACACCTGCTCCTTTCCGAAAAGGCGTGA
- the ribF gene encoding bifunctional riboflavin kinase/FAD synthetase, with amino-acid sequence MRVIHGLSGTICPPACVASIGNFDGVHLGHQTLVRRLADEGHRLGLPVALVLFEPQPREFFDKDHSPPRLMRLSEKLARLAELPVDWVLVLHFDEGLANLAPQDFVRRILAERLHVRHLIVGDDFRFGRGRSGDHELLCRLGRLHGFSVSDTESVTVGGVRVSSTGVREALRQGDMAGAATLLGRPYALCGRVAHGNQLGRRLGFPTANIELGRENIPVQGVFAVTMAGISAAAWPGVANVGIRPTVSGNRKAMLETHLFDFAGDLYGRRVEVHLHHKLRDEMRFANLEDLKEQIARDAAAARRYFAAG; translated from the coding sequence ATGCGAGTGATTCATGGCCTTTCCGGCACGATATGCCCTCCTGCCTGCGTCGCCAGTATTGGCAACTTCGATGGTGTCCATCTGGGACATCAGACGCTGGTCCGCCGACTGGCCGACGAGGGGCACCGTCTCGGCCTGCCGGTCGCCCTGGTTCTGTTCGAGCCGCAGCCGCGCGAGTTCTTCGACAAAGACCACTCGCCTCCCCGTCTGATGCGGCTGTCGGAAAAACTGGCCAGACTCGCCGAGCTGCCGGTTGACTGGGTACTGGTGCTGCATTTCGATGAGGGGCTCGCCAATCTGGCGCCACAAGACTTCGTCCGGAGGATACTGGCCGAACGCCTTCACGTCCGCCATCTCATCGTCGGCGACGACTTCCGCTTCGGTCGCGGACGCAGCGGCGACCACGAACTGCTGTGCCGGCTCGGCCGGCTCCACGGCTTCTCGGTGAGCGATACCGAATCGGTGACGGTCGGCGGCGTCCGCGTCAGCAGCACGGGGGTACGGGAGGCGCTCAGGCAAGGCGACATGGCCGGAGCAGCCACACTGCTGGGCCGGCCTTACGCCCTATGCGGGCGTGTGGCTCATGGCAACCAGCTCGGCCGCCGGCTGGGCTTTCCCACCGCCAACATCGAGCTGGGGCGCGAAAACATTCCGGTGCAAGGCGTATTTGCCGTTACAATGGCGGGCATTTCAGCCGCTGCCTGGCCTGGCGTGGCCAACGTCGGCATCCGGCCGACCGTCAGCGGCAACCGCAAGGCCATGCTGGAAACCCATTTGTTCGATTTCGCCGGCGACCTGTACGGGCGCCGGGTGGAAGTCCATCTGCACCACAAACTTCGCGACGAGATGCGGTTCGCCAACCTCGAAGACCTGAAGGAACAGATTGCCCGCGATGCGGCCGCCGCGCGCCGCTATTTCGCGGCAGGCTGA
- the ileS gene encoding isoleucine--tRNA ligase yields MDYKSTLNLPHTPFPMKANLAQREPEQLKRWRTLDLYKKVRSLRTGRDKFILHDGPPYANGEIHIGHAVNKILKDFIVKSRILSGLDAPYVPGWDCHGLPIELMVEKKIGKAGYKVSPAEFRKACREYAAAQVDIQHREFVRLGVLGDWENPYLTMDFRFEADIVRALGRISSRGHLVKGAKPVHWCTDCGSALAEAEVEYENKHSPAIDVRFTVIDEYGLMARFHTADGALGEGPLSIVIWTTTPWTLPANQAVALNPEVDYVVVQRADVKERLVLADALMKDVMLRCGAEDYRVIGYCKGAALEGAQLRHPFYDRIVPVILGDHVTLDAGTGAVHTAPGHGQEDYAVGQRYGLAVDNPVGDDGRFLPHTELFAGEHVLSANDHVIEVLKERGALLHEARIEHSYPHCWRHKTPVIFRATPQWFIAMDQSELRRQALEAIGQVQWIPDWGRARIEAMVSNRPDWCISRQRTWGVPIPLFVHKETGALHPDTDRLIEEVAKKIETRGIDAWFDLDPAELLGTEADRYSKITDTLDVWFDSGVTHYAVLARNPGLAFPADLYLEGSDQHRGWFQSSLMTSVAMTGQAPYKAVLTHGFTVDAEGKKMSKSRGNVVAPQKVMQTLGADVLRLWVAATDYRGEMTVSDEILKRISDVYRRLRNTARYLLANLDGFDPALHLVKPEDMLALDRWAVDRALAIQRDVIDAYESYQFNTIFQKTHHFCSVDLGSFYLDVLKDRQYTCKTDSLPRRSGQTAMYHIAEALVRWLAPILSFTAEEIWQYLPGQREESVFLSEWYDGLFGLEESCRFDRAFWEQLLTIREAVSKELEVLRVRGEIGSSLDAEVELYCDPSMFQKLSEAGDELRFVLLTSYATIKPAAEAGAGTLPTGVPGLELKLSACDKPKCVRCWHHRHDVGTDPNHPELCGRCVENVAGAGEVRIFG; encoded by the coding sequence ATGGATTACAAGAGCACTCTCAATCTCCCCCACACGCCGTTTCCGATGAAAGCCAATCTGGCGCAGCGGGAACCCGAACAGCTCAAACGCTGGCGCACGCTGGATCTTTATAAGAAGGTGCGGTCCCTGCGCACCGGCCGGGACAAATTCATCCTGCACGACGGCCCGCCCTACGCCAACGGCGAAATCCACATCGGTCATGCCGTCAACAAGATCCTCAAGGACTTCATCGTCAAGAGCAGAATTTTGAGCGGCCTCGACGCCCCCTATGTGCCGGGCTGGGACTGCCATGGACTGCCCATCGAACTGATGGTCGAGAAAAAGATCGGCAAAGCTGGCTACAAGGTCAGTCCCGCCGAGTTCCGCAAAGCCTGCCGGGAATACGCCGCGGCCCAGGTCGACATCCAGCACCGTGAATTCGTCCGGCTCGGCGTGCTGGGTGACTGGGAAAACCCGTACCTGACCATGGATTTCCGCTTCGAGGCGGACATCGTCCGGGCACTCGGCCGCATTTCCTCGCGCGGCCACCTCGTCAAGGGCGCCAAGCCGGTGCACTGGTGCACCGACTGTGGGTCGGCCCTGGCCGAAGCCGAGGTGGAATATGAGAACAAGCACTCCCCAGCGATCGACGTGCGTTTCACCGTGATCGACGAATACGGTCTGATGGCGCGGTTCCACACCGCCGACGGCGCGCTTGGCGAAGGCCCCCTGTCGATCGTGATCTGGACCACCACGCCCTGGACCTTGCCTGCCAACCAAGCGGTGGCGCTCAACCCGGAAGTGGACTACGTGGTGGTCCAGCGCGCCGACGTCAAGGAGCGGCTGGTGCTCGCCGATGCGCTGATGAAGGACGTGATGCTGCGCTGCGGTGCGGAGGATTACCGCGTCATCGGCTATTGCAAAGGCGCGGCGCTGGAAGGCGCGCAGCTGCGGCATCCCTTCTACGACCGCATCGTCCCTGTGATCCTAGGCGACCACGTCACCCTGGACGCCGGCACCGGCGCGGTCCACACCGCCCCCGGCCACGGCCAGGAAGACTACGCCGTCGGCCAGCGTTATGGGCTTGCGGTGGACAACCCGGTCGGCGACGACGGCCGTTTCCTTCCCCACACCGAGCTGTTCGCGGGTGAACACGTCTTGAGCGCCAACGACCACGTGATCGAGGTGCTCAAAGAGCGAGGCGCGCTGCTGCATGAGGCGCGCATCGAGCACAGCTACCCGCATTGCTGGCGCCACAAAACCCCGGTGATTTTCCGCGCCACGCCCCAGTGGTTCATCGCCATGGACCAAAGCGAGCTGCGCCGCCAGGCCCTGGAGGCCATCGGCCAAGTGCAGTGGATACCGGATTGGGGCCGGGCCCGTATCGAAGCCATGGTCTCCAACCGCCCGGACTGGTGCATCTCGCGCCAGCGTACCTGGGGCGTACCGATTCCGTTATTCGTCCACAAGGAAACCGGCGCCCTGCATCCGGATACCGACCGGTTGATCGAGGAAGTCGCCAAGAAGATCGAAACCCGCGGCATCGATGCCTGGTTCGATCTGGATCCAGCCGAACTGCTGGGCACGGAAGCGGATCGGTACAGCAAGATCACCGATACCCTGGACGTATGGTTCGACTCCGGCGTCACCCACTATGCAGTACTGGCTCGGAACCCCGGCTTGGCCTTCCCCGCTGATCTCTACCTGGAAGGCTCGGACCAGCATCGCGGCTGGTTCCAGTCCTCGCTCATGACCTCGGTGGCAATGACCGGCCAAGCGCCCTACAAAGCCGTGCTGACCCATGGCTTCACCGTGGACGCCGAAGGCAAGAAGATGTCGAAGTCCCGCGGCAACGTGGTGGCGCCGCAGAAGGTCATGCAAACCCTGGGCGCCGATGTGCTACGGCTGTGGGTGGCGGCGACCGACTACCGCGGCGAAATGACGGTGTCCGACGAGATCCTCAAGCGCATCTCCGACGTCTACCGCCGTCTGCGCAACACCGCCCGCTATCTGCTGGCCAATCTCGATGGCTTCGATCCCGCGCTACACCTCGTCAAGCCGGAAGACATGCTGGCCTTGGACCGCTGGGCGGTGGACCGCGCCCTGGCGATCCAGCGGGACGTGATCGACGCCTATGAGAGCTATCAGTTCAACACCATCTTCCAGAAGACCCACCATTTCTGCTCGGTCGACCTGGGCAGCTTCTATCTGGACGTGCTCAAGGACCGGCAGTACACCTGCAAAACGGACAGCCTGCCGCGCCGCTCCGGCCAGACCGCGATGTACCACATCGCCGAAGCTCTGGTGCGCTGGCTCGCCCCCATCCTGAGTTTCACCGCCGAGGAGATCTGGCAATATCTGCCCGGCCAGCGTGAAGAATCGGTGTTTCTTTCCGAATGGTACGACGGCCTGTTCGGCCTCGAGGAAAGCTGCCGCTTCGATCGAGCGTTCTGGGAGCAGCTCCTGACAATCCGCGAGGCCGTCAGCAAAGAGCTGGAAGTCCTGCGGGTCCGCGGCGAAATCGGCTCTTCGCTGGACGCGGAGGTCGAGCTGTACTGCGATCCCTCCATGTTCCAGAAACTGAGCGAGGCGGGTGACGAGCTGCGCTTCGTGCTGCTGACCTCCTACGCGACGATCAAGCCGGCGGCGGAGGCCGGCGCAGGCACCCTGCCGACAGGAGTCCCCGGCCTGGAATTGAAACTCAGCGCCTGCGACAAACCCAAGTGCGTGCGCTGCTGGCACCACCGCCACGACGTCGGGACCGATCCGAATCATCCCGAACTGTGCGGCCGCTGCGTGGAGAACGTCGCCGGGGCTGGCGAAGTGCGGATTTTCGGTTGA
- the lspA gene encoding signal peptidase II codes for MLKWLWLSVLVFSLDQLTKQIVDASMQLYETIPLLPVFQLTYLRNQGAAFSFLSQAGGWQRWFFIALSVGATVLITYWLKHMDRRKTWEAAAWALVLGGAVGNLLDRVVHGYVIDFLDVFYGDWHWPAFNIADSAITVGIGMLLIDSFRIRRGA; via the coding sequence ATGTTGAAATGGCTCTGGCTGTCGGTGCTGGTCTTCTCACTCGACCAGCTCACCAAGCAGATCGTCGACGCATCGATGCAGCTGTATGAGACGATTCCACTGCTGCCGGTGTTCCAGCTCACCTACCTACGCAACCAGGGCGCGGCATTCAGCTTCCTGAGCCAGGCGGGTGGCTGGCAGCGCTGGTTCTTCATCGCGCTCTCCGTCGGCGCCACGGTGCTGATCACCTACTGGCTCAAGCACATGGACCGGCGGAAAACCTGGGAAGCGGCAGCCTGGGCCCTGGTACTGGGCGGCGCCGTCGGCAACCTGCTGGACCGTGTCGTTCACGGCTACGTCATCGACTTTCTCGACGTGTTCTACGGCGACTGGCACTGGCCGGCGTTCAACATCGCCGACTCGGCCATCACCGTCGGCATCGGGATGCTACTGATCGATTCGTTCCGCATCCGAAGAGGCGCCTGA
- the metE gene encoding 5-methyltetrahydropteroyltriglutamate--homocysteine S-methyltransferase, which yields MAITHSLGFPRIGAHRELKQAVEAYWGGRTGPAELAETGRQLRDRHWKIQSGSGIDLVPVGDFAWYDQILNMTALLGAAPNRFGFQADVLTLDQYFQLARGNAEQPAMEMTKWFDTNYHYIVPEFDRETGFGPGTEWLFDEVEEAKALRLNPKPVLIGPLTYLYLGKEKQAGFSRLELLPRLLPAYAAILRRLQASGVHWVQMDEPILGLDLPQEWIEAFAPAYASLAEAGPKLLLATYFASVAEHAVWLKSSAVAGVHIDAVRAPEQVADFMKDFPEDKVLSLGLIDGRNVWRTDLRRALDLAENVSAVLGERLWLAPSCSLLHVPQDLGLETSLNPEIKAWLAFAVQKLEELAVIDKGLRLGRQAIATELAEQVRLLQARAQSPLTHDPAVKRRLEGLSDADFSRYSPFAERWTLQRERLRLPPFPTTTIGSFPQTPAIRKARAAHRSGELNGAAYRDAMRAAIREAVSRQEALGLDLLVHGEAERNDMVEYFGEQLAGYAFTKHGWVQSYGSRCVKPPIIYGDVARLKPMTVEWIGYAQSLTKKSVKGMLTGPVTMLQWSFVRDDQPRATTALQIALAIRDEVADLEAAGVAAIQIDEPAFREGLPLKAAERADYLDWAVRAFRLASSGVADDTQIHTHMCYSEFGDILPAIAELDADVITLETCRSAMDLLEAFRAFGYPRDIGPGVYDIHSPRIPSSAEMRALLEKACAAVDPARLWVNPDCGLKTRQWPEVEQALANMVEAARAMREAKSPARSGE from the coding sequence ATGGCGATCACACATTCCCTGGGATTTCCCCGCATCGGCGCCCACCGCGAACTGAAGCAGGCCGTCGAAGCCTATTGGGGCGGCCGGACCGGCCCGGCGGAGTTGGCCGAAACGGGGCGGCAATTGCGGGACCGGCACTGGAAGATCCAGAGCGGATCCGGCATCGACCTGGTGCCGGTCGGCGATTTCGCCTGGTACGACCAGATATTGAACATGACAGCGCTGCTTGGTGCTGCCCCCAACCGGTTCGGCTTCCAGGCGGATGTCCTGACCCTGGACCAGTATTTCCAGCTCGCGCGGGGCAACGCCGAGCAGCCGGCGATGGAAATGACCAAGTGGTTCGATACCAACTATCACTACATCGTCCCCGAGTTCGATCGCGAAACCGGATTCGGTCCGGGCACGGAATGGCTGTTCGACGAGGTAGAGGAGGCCAAGGCTCTGCGGCTCAATCCCAAGCCGGTGCTGATCGGTCCCCTGACCTATCTCTACCTGGGCAAGGAAAAGCAGGCCGGCTTCAGCCGCCTGGAACTCCTGCCCCGGCTGCTGCCGGCCTATGCCGCGATCCTGCGGCGTCTGCAGGCCTCAGGCGTGCACTGGGTGCAGATGGATGAGCCGATCCTGGGGCTGGATCTGCCGCAGGAATGGATCGAAGCCTTCGCGCCGGCCTATGCCTCCCTGGCGGAAGCCGGTCCCAAGCTGTTGCTGGCGACCTATTTCGCATCAGTGGCGGAGCACGCGGTATGGCTCAAGTCCTCGGCTGTCGCCGGGGTGCATATCGATGCGGTGCGGGCGCCGGAACAGGTCGCGGATTTCATGAAGGATTTCCCGGAGGACAAAGTGCTTTCCCTGGGCCTCATCGACGGGCGCAACGTCTGGCGCACCGACCTCCGTCGCGCGCTGGATCTGGCGGAAAACGTCAGTGCGGTGCTGGGGGAGAGGCTGTGGCTCGCGCCCAGTTGCTCCCTGCTGCATGTGCCGCAGGACCTGGGCCTGGAAACCTCGCTGAATCCCGAGATCAAGGCTTGGCTCGCCTTCGCCGTGCAGAAGTTGGAGGAACTGGCCGTGATCGACAAAGGTCTGCGCCTGGGGCGGCAGGCCATCGCCACGGAACTCGCGGAACAGGTGCGCTTGCTGCAGGCTCGGGCGCAATCGCCGTTGACTCATGACCCCGCCGTCAAGCGGCGGCTGGAGGGTTTGAGCGATGCCGATTTCAGCCGCTATTCGCCGTTCGCCGAACGCTGGACACTGCAGCGGGAGAGGCTGCGGCTGCCGCCATTTCCGACCACCACCATCGGCTCGTTCCCCCAAACGCCGGCGATCCGTAAAGCGCGTGCCGCCCACCGCAGCGGCGAATTGAACGGGGCCGCCTACCGGGATGCGATGCGGGCCGCCATCCGCGAAGCCGTGAGCAGGCAGGAAGCCCTGGGGCTGGATCTGCTGGTTCACGGCGAGGCCGAGCGCAACGACATGGTGGAGTATTTTGGCGAGCAGTTGGCCGGCTACGCCTTCACCAAGCACGGTTGGGTGCAAAGCTACGGCTCCCGCTGCGTCAAGCCGCCCATCATCTACGGCGACGTGGCAAGACTTAAGCCGATGACGGTGGAATGGATCGGCTACGCCCAGAGCCTGACGAAAAAATCCGTCAAAGGCATGCTGACTGGGCCGGTAACGATGCTGCAATGGTCCTTCGTGCGGGACGACCAGCCGCGCGCGACGACCGCCCTGCAGATCGCGCTGGCGATCCGGGACGAGGTGGCCGACCTGGAAGCCGCCGGGGTGGCGGCGATCCAGATCGACGAGCCGGCATTCCGCGAAGGGCTGCCGCTCAAAGCCGCTGAGCGGGCAGATTATCTGGACTGGGCCGTGCGGGCGTTCCGGCTCGCTTCCAGCGGCGTCGCCGACGACACCCAGATCCATACCCACATGTGCTATTCGGAATTCGGCGACATCCTGCCGGCCATCGCTGAGCTGGATGCCGACGTCATCACCCTCGAAACCTGCCGCTCGGCCATGGACCTGCTGGAGGCCTTCCGCGCCTTCGGTTATCCCAGAGACATCGGGCCAGGCGTATACGACATCCATTCGCCGAGGATTCCATCCAGCGCCGAGATGCGGGCCTTGCTGGAGAAAGCCTGCGCAGCGGTCGATCCGGCGCGGCTGTGGGTCAACCCGGACTGCGGTCTGAAAACCCGCCAATGGCCGGAAGTGGAGCAGGCGCTGGCGAACATGGTCGAGGCGGCCAGGGCCATGCGAGAAGCGAAATCACCGGCCCGATCGGGGGAATAA